The Psychrobacter raelei genome contains the following window.
TCGGTCCTCATTAAAAAAAGCCCTTTATGCTCAGTGCATAAAGGGCTTTTTCGTGACTAGAGGTGGATGACTTAGCCAACAATTCTAGTCATCATTGGCAGGCTTGTTTAGCTTTTTAACATCTTTTATCACAGGCTTAGCTGAGCCATCGACTGTGGTATTTCTTTTGTAGACATTACCAAAAGGATTGGCGCCTTTAGGACCTGATTGACCACCGAAAGGGTTTGGACCGCCAAATGGATTGCCACCAGCACCGCCCATACCGCCAAATGGATTTTGTCCACCCATTTGTTTGGCCATCATTTCCATCATTTTTTGTTGGTTATTCATCACATAGTTATTGGCCATGTCTTTTAGTTTCTTCTGGACTGGTGGTAGTATCACCAATAATGCCAATAAGTCAGATAACAACCCAGGTATCAGCAATAAAATACCGCCGACAGCCATGGCTACCGTCTTAATAATGGTGTTCTCTGGTGGACGCATTGCAGGGTTCATCATGCCACCTGCCTTCATTTGCTGCGCCATAGGATTAAGGGTCGTCATACCTCGACGAATTAGGCTTATGCCAATCACAGCAGCGATGATAAACCAGATAAACACCCACCAGCCGCTAATGAACTGGGCAACCAGATACCACAGTAGCATTTCAATGATAAACCATACGATGGCTAAGCCAACTAACTGACCCATAATGTGTCGTCCTTTTTAAGTTGCTAATAATCTAAGTAATAAAAATTTTAAATGGCGAAAACAATCAAAATATAAATTTTGTATAGTGGTTAAGTATATGGGGATGGCTTGCTATACTATCAAATATGAAGCTTGTTTTGTTGCGCTTTAGCACAAAAAATCTCAAATAAAGTCAACAAGATGAGCGAAGAATAATTTTTATTTTTTGAGGATTAAAAATAATAATATGGCTATAATCATAGGTATTGACCCCGGCTCAAGAATGACCGGATATGGCATTATCCATCAAAAAGGCGATACCCTACGCTATCTTGATGCAGGCACCATTCGCACCGATACTAAGGAGATGCCAGAGCGCTTAAAGCGAATATTCCAAGGCCTGACCCGCATCACTCAGTACCATTTAAAATACTCAGATGAGCCCATCCACGCCGCAGTTGAACAGGTATTTATGGCCGAAAACCCCGACTCTGCCCTAAAACTTGGCCAAGCACGTGGCGCCGCTATTGCCGCCTTGGTCGCCTTGGATTTGGAGGTATCAGAATACACCGCACGTCAGATTAAGCAGTCGGTATGTGGCTATGGCGCCGCTGATAAGGTACAAGTACAGGAGATGGTGTGCCGTATACTAAAACTTGATGTGACCCCTCAACAAGATGCAGCAGATGGTCTTGCTTGTGCGATTTGTCATGCTCACTCAAGCCACTCTATGAATAAGCTACTGATGAACAGTACACTACGTGGCCGCGGCACCTCTAAGAAGAAGGGCCGCTGGCGTTTAACTGAAGAGGATTTAGCAAGCTTGAAATAAAACATTTAAGGCGTATCAGCAATGGCGCTCTCCACCACGGCATCTAACACATAAACAAACTGTTTGCCCTTAACATCGACAGGATCCACCACAAAGCGCTTGAGACGCAGCACTGTGTTTACGGTGCTGTCATGGGTATAGCCCTCGATATCACCCACAAATAGCGACCATGGCCCCTCCCCGGTCTTGATACCTTTATCATCGTAGATAACTGGACGTACTTTTAAGCAAGTTTTGGTGCTGCCATCAGGACAGGGCGGCTTATGGTGATCCACACGCCAAAATACAATATCAGGGTGTTGTTTATAGCGCGCTTCTGCCGTTTGAGCACCTTGCCATACTAAGCTGTGGCCATTGGCTGTGGTCTGAGTCAATAATGGCGCAGCATCTTTTTTATAACTCAACTGACTGCTACCCTGCATGAGCTGTGCCAGTAACCGCTCAGCATCATTAATCTTGGGCTCACACATCATCTCAGTGCTTGCAACCGTTGTGACCACCAGCACATTGCTATTGAGCGAGTAGCTGCCGCCCATGCGGTTACAACCAACGCCAAAACTAACCCAGCTATCGCCTGGTGACTGACCAAAGTCCAAGGCGACCTGTTGTTTAATATCATCAAGCACAGTAACAGGATAACCGCTGCCATCTTTCACACTAATTAGCTGCCAATGATAATAAGACAGATCGGTGTGCTTGAGGGTAGCGACTGCTGTGGTATCTGGCATCACAACTGCTGTGTCCTTGCTATCTTGACCAGAAAGAAGCGTGCCTTGACAGCTGGTTAAAAGTAACGTACTGCTCAGTAACCCCAAGCTTAGCGCTGGTGTTTTTAACATAGTCTATCCCTTGGATATCGCGACCCTTGAACCAATTATTTTTTTAGCCCAAAGCGCTCATTCATATTTTTGTAAAAACGGGCAATGCCATCACCATGAGCGGTGGGATCGAACTTTAACAATCGGCCAAAGTCTAATCCTATATATAACACAATATCTGCATAACTTAGCTGGTTGCCCACCAGATAATCATGCTCGGTTAAGATATTGTCAAAATAAGGCAAGCTTTTTTCTGCGCGCGCAATAGACTTAGCAGCGAACTCAGGAACTTGATCGACTCGATGTGCTTTTGAGGGATGACTGTGCTGAAAAGCCAACATGAAGTTATATAGCACTTCAAATTCAGCAGCTCGGCGAATTGAACATACTTGCGCCCGCTGCACCACGTCATTACCCATCACTGAACGCTCACCGTATACCCTATCCATATACTCACAAATGGCCTGCGAATCATTTAGCACAGTGCCATCTTCTAGTACCAGTACCGGTAGCAGTTTAAGCGGGTTTATCTTGGCAAACTCTTCAGTCAGATGCTCGCCTTTGGCCATATCAATATCAATTACTTCGATATCATCAATGTCATCGATATCAATGCCTTTGGCTTGTAATAAAAGTACCACTTTGCGTGGATTTGGCGCTTTACGGGTTAAATATAATTTTTTCATCTCAAACTCCTTTTGAGTGGGGTTACTGCTTAGCTAAGGTGACTAAATCTTTGTTAATCATACCAAATTATAGCCAAAACACCATCACCATATTTATTATGCTGCTGGATTTATTTACTAAAAATTCGGCTAAAAAAAAGCCCCCACGGCTTAACGTCATGAGGGCTACAAAACTTGTTACATACTTGTACCGACGTTTAAGTGCTTCTATTCACGCTCAGAGGCTCTTTTTAGCACCATAGACGAACTGCTTATTTGTTTGGCTGTGGCGTCGTACGTAAGTAAGGCTTAATTTCAATAAAGCCTTTTGGATAGTCTTTTTCTGAGATATCTTGGGTTCTAATGCTTGGTGGGATGATAACGTCATCGCCATCTTTCCAGTCTACAGGCGTGGCCACATTATACGCATCGGTTAACTGTAGCGCGTCAATGGCACGTAAAATCTCATCAAAGTTACGGCCCACACTGGCAGGATAAGTTAATACAAGACGTACTTTCTTTTTGGGATCAATAATAAACACACTACGTACTGTGTGAGTGGTTGCTGCATTTGGATGAATCATGTCGTATAGCTCAGCAACTTTTTTATCTTCATCGCCAATAATTGGGAAGTTCAATGCGGTGCCTTGAGTCTCACCGATGTCACTGGCCCACGCTTTATGATCTTCTACATTGTCTACAGAGATACAGATAGGCTTAACACCACGCTTTTGAAACTCACCATTTAACGCAGCAGCACGGCCTAATTCAGTGGTGCATACTGGCGTAAAGTCAGCAGGATGGGAGAAGAAAACCACCCAGTTATCACCTGCCCAATCATAAAAGTTAATATCACCATCAGTAGTGGGTGCATTGAAATTTGGTGCATCATCGCCTAGACGTAAATGTGCCATAATCTAAATCCTTATTTATTGTTGGTTGGTTTGCTTCTGCGCCGCAGCGGGCTGTGCCACTGGACTACTGTGTTTATAGTAGCAAAACAAACCCGCTAAGACTATGCTAGATTGTAAAGCCAATATCGATATCCCATAATTGCAATAAGCCGCTTCTGCTAATCTTTAGTCTTGACCTCCTCCCCTCGCTGAACCGAGGAGATTGCGACAGCTAGACGATAAAAAAACCCGCCAGCGCACTGACGGGTAATCTTACTCCGTAATCAAACCAATTTTTAGCTGTTTATTAAGCCAAGCTCTTCATGCTCAATACCGCCTCTACTTAGTGATTTGATTATTTTTCAATCCACTGACGGATTTTTTCACGCTCACTTGGTGTCGCTTGTAACCACAGCTGCATAAAGTTATCTAGCGTATCAGTATTTTGCTGACTGCTGCTAACGGGCGTGCTTATAGGCGCGATAGCTGCCGAGTTTGAACTGGCTTGAGTGGTAGATGAGCTGTTAACAGCAGCAATGGCTTTTTGGTTTTCAACCTGCGCTGAATCACCACCACCAAAAATACTGCTTAAACCTGAAAACAGTCCATTTTGTTGTACTTGAGCTTTCGACTCAGCCAAGACAGTTGAGCCTTTCATAACCGCTAATGTAGGCGCTTTAGCGTATTTTTTGGCCTCTTCATATTCTTCTGGCTGACCTGGCATGGCCAAACGATAGGTCTGATTGTCTTGCAAATCAGCGGTTACTGTTATATTAGCC
Protein-coding sequences here:
- a CDS encoding DUF2057 family protein, with the translated sequence MNDCRSNAFVKPLVALAALGIGSMTLAHADVTLKVDDNIKVAVLNGQQYNTSIFQPLQQTFVLQPGKHVITAKYERLYDNLRGDDHDYLRSANITVTADLQDNQTYRLAMPGQPEEYEEAKKYAKAPTLAVMKGSTVLAESKAQVQQNGLFSGLSSIFGGGDSAQVENQKAIAAVNSSSTTQASSNSAAIAPISTPVSSSQQNTDTLDNFMQLWLQATPSEREKIRQWIEK
- a CDS encoding glutathione S-transferase family protein produces the protein MKKLYLTRKAPNPRKVVLLLQAKGIDIDDIDDIEVIDIDMAKGEHLTEEFAKINPLKLLPVLVLEDGTVLNDSQAICEYMDRVYGERSVMGNDVVQRAQVCSIRRAAEFEVLYNFMLAFQHSHPSKAHRVDQVPEFAAKSIARAEKSLPYFDNILTEHDYLVGNQLSYADIVLYIGLDFGRLLKFDPTAHGDGIARFYKNMNERFGLKK
- a CDS encoding FxsA family protein, which gives rise to MGQLVGLAIVWFIIEMLLWYLVAQFISGWWVFIWFIIAAVIGISLIRRGMTTLNPMAQQMKAGGMMNPAMRPPENTIIKTVAMAVGGILLLIPGLLSDLLALLVILPPVQKKLKDMANNYVMNNQQKMMEMMAKQMGGQNPFGGMGGAGGNPFGGPNPFGGQSGPKGANPFGNVYKRNTTVDGSAKPVIKDVKKLNKPANDD
- a CDS encoding peroxiredoxin, which gives rise to MAHLRLGDDAPNFNAPTTDGDINFYDWAGDNWVVFFSHPADFTPVCTTELGRAAALNGEFQKRGVKPICISVDNVEDHKAWASDIGETQGTALNFPIIGDEDKKVAELYDMIHPNAATTHTVRSVFIIDPKKKVRLVLTYPASVGRNFDEILRAIDALQLTDAYNVATPVDWKDGDDVIIPPSIRTQDISEKDYPKGFIEIKPYLRTTPQPNK
- a CDS encoding META domain-containing protein, whose translation is MLKTPALSLGLLSSTLLLTSCQGTLLSGQDSKDTAVVMPDTTAVATLKHTDLSYYHWQLISVKDGSGYPVTVLDDIKQQVALDFGQSPGDSWVSFGVGCNRMGGSYSLNSNVLVVTTVASTEMMCEPKINDAERLLAQLMQGSSQLSYKKDAAPLLTQTTANGHSLVWQGAQTAEARYKQHPDIVFWRVDHHKPPCPDGSTKTCLKVRPVIYDDKGIKTGEGPWSLFVGDIEGYTHDSTVNTVLRLKRFVVDPVDVKGKQFVYVLDAVVESAIADTP
- the ruvC gene encoding crossover junction endodeoxyribonuclease RuvC — its product is MAIIIGIDPGSRMTGYGIIHQKGDTLRYLDAGTIRTDTKEMPERLKRIFQGLTRITQYHLKYSDEPIHAAVEQVFMAENPDSALKLGQARGAAIAALVALDLEVSEYTARQIKQSVCGYGAADKVQVQEMVCRILKLDVTPQQDAADGLACAICHAHSSHSMNKLLMNSTLRGRGTSKKKGRWRLTEEDLASLK